In Desulfovibrio gilichinskyi, a genomic segment contains:
- a CDS encoding phytoene desaturase family protein: MSSPLILMSNYDHIVVGGGLSGMTAALLLAKQGKKVALIEAFPSLAPTIRGFKRHGVNFETGIHLLGGYGTNHPLDVYLRHLEISDSLSKIPFNENGFDTIKFEHSKEEIIIPFGYEALQKELIIHFPAEEKAIHKYLKTIKKIFKSSPYLNFENEFSLDAALHSETSTLQNFLDSITKNKKLKEVLSYHTVLYGTNPEDAMLSTHALIAGSYFLSAHTIEGGGSAIVKAYEKQLINSGVTLLLGKTVSCIKTDDNNSFRSVTLKDKTEIAANACIWTAHPKDLLPCMPPQAFRPVFNRRLKALKDTTSALMFFGIANVPLPELLRKNIYLWPQGDYKDLLSGTAPFSERVIFVSATQTLKQNRTQAVTAIIPHDFKDFSMWTDSTYSKRPLEYIEYKNELTQKFKNEFFTRCPEFKNKINFVESASPLTFKHYCSTPSGSLYGIAHTASQYNPLPLTKVTGLLFAGQSIVAPGMLGAIVSAYLTCGILLGHEKIHKELRCIYNG, encoded by the coding sequence ATGTCTAGTCCTCTCATTCTAATGAGTAATTATGATCATATAGTTGTCGGTGGTGGACTTTCAGGCATGACCGCAGCACTACTCCTTGCTAAGCAAGGAAAAAAAGTTGCACTTATTGAAGCCTTTCCATCGCTAGCCCCAACGATACGAGGCTTTAAACGCCATGGAGTAAATTTTGAGACTGGTATACATTTACTTGGAGGATATGGAACAAACCATCCTCTTGATGTATATTTAAGGCATTTAGAAATTTCAGATTCTCTTTCAAAAATTCCGTTCAACGAAAACGGTTTTGACACCATTAAATTTGAACATTCCAAAGAAGAAATCATTATTCCGTTTGGTTATGAGGCTCTCCAAAAAGAACTTATCATTCATTTTCCAGCAGAAGAAAAAGCTATCCATAAGTATCTTAAAACAATAAAAAAAATATTTAAATCATCACCTTACTTAAACTTTGAAAACGAGTTTTCACTAGATGCAGCTCTACACTCAGAAACATCTACTCTTCAAAATTTTTTGGATTCAATCACCAAAAATAAAAAACTTAAAGAGGTATTGAGCTACCATACAGTATTATACGGAACCAATCCCGAAGACGCCATGCTATCAACGCACGCCCTCATAGCAGGTTCCTACTTTCTTTCTGCCCATACTATCGAGGGTGGAGGGTCCGCAATTGTTAAGGCATATGAAAAACAATTAATCAACTCAGGAGTGACCCTTCTTTTAGGAAAAACTGTTTCCTGTATAAAAACTGATGACAATAACTCCTTTAGATCTGTCACTCTTAAAGACAAAACCGAAATCGCCGCTAACGCCTGTATTTGGACTGCACATCCTAAAGACCTGCTCCCCTGCATGCCTCCTCAAGCTTTCCGTCCTGTATTTAATCGCAGACTGAAAGCATTAAAGGATACAACCTCAGCACTCATGTTTTTTGGAATTGCCAATGTTCCTTTACCAGAACTTCTCCGCAAAAATATCTACCTCTGGCCGCAAGGAGATTACAAAGATCTCCTATCAGGCACAGCCCCGTTCTCAGAACGTGTTATATTTGTCTCAGCAACACAAACTTTAAAGCAAAACAGAACGCAAGCTGTAACAGCTATTATTCCGCATGATTTTAAGGATTTTTCAATGTGGACAGACTCAACTTACTCAAAAAGACCACTTGAATATATTGAATATAAAAATGAACTTACTCAAAAATTTAAAAATGAATTTTTTACACGTTGTCCTGAGTTCAAAAACAAAATAAATTTTGTTGAATCTGCAAGCCCACTAACTTTCAAGCATTACTGCAGCACTCCTAGTGGTAGCCTATATGGTATCGCACACACAGCATCACAATATAATCCACTACCACTAACTAAAGTAACAGGACTTTTATTTGCTGGTCAAAGTATAGTGGCGCCAGGAATGCTGGGAGCTATAGTTTCTGCTTATTTAACATGTGGGATACTTTTAGGTCATGAAAAAATTCATAAGGAACTTCGATGCATCTACAACGGGTAG